The proteins below come from a single Chryseobacterium bernardetii genomic window:
- a CDS encoding DinB family protein, whose protein sequence is MNYHFQAHRQVRRNLLDILQNTSHEDLLLIPDGFNNNIYWNIAHTVATQQLLHYYLSGNPFRIDKYWVETYKKGTLPNLNVQKSEVEDLEFLLTETSKILMKDYDSDFFSDYTPYTTSFGMDLKSIQDAIIFNNMHESLHYGYVMAQKRAILGEKY, encoded by the coding sequence ATGAATTATCATTTTCAAGCACACAGACAAGTAAGAAGAAACCTTTTAGATATTCTCCAAAACACATCTCATGAGGACCTTCTGCTGATTCCTGATGGCTTCAACAACAATATTTACTGGAATATTGCCCATACCGTTGCTACTCAGCAGCTTTTACATTATTATTTAAGCGGAAACCCTTTCCGTATTGATAAATATTGGGTTGAAACCTACAAAAAAGGGACATTGCCGAACTTAAATGTCCAAAAATCCGAGGTAGAAGATCTGGAGTTCTTGCTTACAGAAACCTCTAAGATTTTAATGAAGGATTATGACAGCGATTTCTTTTCAGACTATACTCCCTATACTACAAGTTTCGGGATGGATCTGAAGAGCATTCAGGATGCCATTATCTTTAACAACATGCATGAAAGCCTACATTATGGGTATGTTATGGCGCAGAAAAGAGCAATTTTAGGAGAAAAGTACTAA
- the rlmB gene encoding 23S rRNA (guanosine(2251)-2'-O)-methyltransferase RlmB, whose product MKDDFIFGLRPVIEAIEAGKTIDKIFVQNALQGPIYAELKAILAKNKIRPNYVPVEKLNRFTRKNHQGVVAFISDVPFHKVEDLVPQLFEEGKTPFLLILDRLTDVRNFGAICRTAECVGIDAVIIPEKGAAPINSDAIKTSAGAIYNIKICKENNLAHAVDFLQQSGITVFSASEKAQKLIYDVDFTEPCAIVMGNEETGISKEVLHHSDEKIKLPIEGKTQSLNVSVACGAILYEAVRQKSLKIN is encoded by the coding sequence ATGAAAGACGATTTTATTTTCGGGCTGCGTCCCGTGATTGAAGCAATTGAAGCGGGAAAAACGATTGACAAGATCTTTGTGCAGAATGCACTTCAGGGTCCTATTTATGCTGAACTGAAAGCGATTTTAGCGAAAAATAAAATCCGTCCCAATTATGTTCCGGTTGAAAAACTGAACCGTTTTACAAGAAAAAACCACCAGGGTGTGGTTGCTTTTATTTCGGATGTTCCGTTTCATAAAGTGGAGGATCTTGTTCCACAATTATTTGAGGAAGGTAAAACACCATTCCTTTTGATTCTGGACAGACTTACAGATGTAAGAAACTTTGGAGCCATCTGCAGAACCGCAGAATGTGTAGGAATAGATGCTGTTATCATTCCTGAAAAAGGAGCGGCCCCTATCAATTCTGATGCCATCAAAACTTCTGCAGGAGCTATTTATAATATTAAAATCTGTAAAGAAAACAACCTTGCTCATGCTGTAGACTTTCTTCAACAGAGCGGTATTACTGTATTTTCAGCATCTGAAAAAGCCCAGAAACTTATCTATGATGTAGATTTCACAGAACCATGTGCTATTGTTATGGGAAATGAAGAAACAGGTATCTCTAAAGAAGTATTGCATCATTCTGATGAAAAAATAAAACTTCCTATTGAAGGAAAAACTCAATCTCTGAATGTTTCCGTAGCATGTGGGGCCATACTTTATGAAGCGGTGAGACAGAAGAGTCTGAAAATAAATTAA
- a CDS encoding DUF6263 family protein, protein MKNIAAIALLSSIALVSCKKETAKITKVDPKTGKTVTVEVPADSVAKVAENAAIRDSAGIVTQTFKLEKGKTYPLTTYQRDVKTMTDPQGKSITATAESTDEMNFTVNDIKGNVYEMTLNLVSKRSSQSAQGKTVVVDTKQALPKEDDLKMIWNINKALTSNKLDMKMDKKGNVISITGFDAVYAKVSTTLGTLIKDANERASVVASLKESFNEKVLKDQFNKNLSIIPKKGVKVGEKWTTSENADPNGSIKVTSNYVLKSLGNGIAEIAVTGGIPKKTEKKSQGPITHSMSSELAQNGTIKFDENTGWIINQNINVKTTQLETISDGKQSQSMKSVSNSSVMVNPSAK, encoded by the coding sequence ATGAAAAACATAGCAGCAATAGCGCTATTATCATCTATAGCTCTTGTATCTTGTAAAAAAGAAACGGCAAAAATCACGAAAGTAGATCCTAAGACAGGAAAAACAGTGACAGTAGAAGTTCCTGCTGATTCTGTAGCAAAGGTGGCAGAAAATGCTGCTATCAGAGACTCTGCCGGAATCGTTACTCAGACTTTCAAACTTGAAAAAGGGAAAACATATCCTCTTACTACCTACCAGAGAGATGTAAAAACAATGACGGATCCTCAGGGAAAGTCTATCACAGCAACTGCAGAATCTACGGATGAAATGAACTTCACGGTAAACGATATCAAAGGAAACGTTTATGAAATGACGCTTAACCTTGTTTCTAAAAGAAGCTCCCAGTCTGCACAGGGCAAGACCGTTGTAGTAGACACTAAACAAGCTCTTCCGAAGGAAGATGACCTTAAAATGATCTGGAATATCAACAAAGCACTTACCAGCAACAAACTTGATATGAAGATGGATAAAAAAGGGAATGTGATTTCCATTACAGGTTTTGATGCTGTTTATGCTAAAGTTTCAACAACACTGGGAACATTAATTAAAGATGCCAATGAAAGAGCCAGCGTTGTGGCAAGCCTTAAAGAATCTTTTAATGAGAAAGTATTGAAAGATCAGTTCAATAAAAACCTTTCCATCATTCCTAAAAAAGGAGTGAAAGTAGGTGAAAAATGGACCACTTCTGAAAATGCAGATCCAAACGGAAGCATCAAGGTAACTTCAAACTATGTTTTGAAAAGCCTAGGAAACGGAATTGCTGAAATCGCCGTAACCGGAGGTATTCCTAAGAAAACTGAAAAGAAATCTCAGGGACCCATTACCCACAGCATGAGCAGTGAACTTGCTCAGAACGGAACCATCAAATTTGATGAGAACACAGGATGGATCATCAACCAGAACATCAATGTTAAAACTACGCAGTTAGAAACTATTTCAGATGGAAAACAGTCTCAATCTATGAAAAGTGTTTCCAATTCTTCTGTAATGGTAAACCCTTCTGCAAAATAA
- a CDS encoding YfhO family protein: MAKNKNLIYIAVSLVVFIVLAFLYSTPVFSGKQLFQHDIVQYRGGAKELLDYRANTGNETYWSDSMFGGMPTYQMGSQFKGDIIKKIDSNLNFLPRPVNYLFLLFAGFFLLGMVVVRNWKYALLGATFFGLSTYFYIIIAAGHNGKVNTIEYFAPLLAGILLVYIRKQYIWGFIVTTLFMGLQIAANHPQMTYYLFLALGFLFLSELIRAIQKKTPMKHFLISSGIIAASCVIGVGMNSQRIMANSEYVKETVRGKQILTNDSHTSGKSGMDKESMLMWSYGQLETLNLFIPRLMGGGSQEPEAKEMMNKVQELVQENVGSQAEMDRISKGFSGMTYWGDQPGTSGPAYQGAIVCFLALLGFFFASKKYRYWILGASILTILLAWGSNFMPLSDFFIDYVPFYNKFRAPSSILVVVELLFPLIAILGLYRFFTDEKLTEEYKQKILLYVSGGTLGFLLILLIFGKSLLGFSTAGEKTYFPPFLLDYLVDERYKLFKADAVKAFIYVAIAAAALFFSLKKKLNPNIALLVIGLVSLFDLWTVNKRYLNDENYVDKIFAENPFQTESSDLLAEKVQGNPNLESILSTVNVNKALETIADKDKAHYRIYNQTLGVTSETNTSYFKASIGGYHAVKLRRYDDVLNEYISNTDTVKTPRILNLLNAKYMVFGGPDQPQVVPNPKANGNAWFVSDLKFVDTPNEEIKSIGEIDSKKTAVIASSDKAYFSNKPVQADSTAFINLTTYQPNELEFKSQSKTPQLAVFSEVYYPHGWKVFVDEKEVPYIKADYLLRAVHVPAGSHHIRMVFEPEVIEKGKWISLLSFGLFIALAAFGIFWMNKNKKKETLVEQKA; this comes from the coding sequence ATGGCAAAAAATAAAAACTTAATTTATATTGCAGTTTCGTTAGTAGTATTTATAGTTTTAGCATTTTTATATTCCACTCCTGTATTTTCAGGGAAACAGCTTTTCCAGCATGATATTGTGCAGTACAGAGGAGGAGCAAAGGAACTTTTAGACTATAGAGCTAACACAGGAAATGAAACATATTGGAGTGACTCCATGTTCGGGGGAATGCCGACTTACCAGATGGGCAGCCAGTTTAAAGGCGATATCATCAAAAAAATCGACAGCAACCTGAATTTCCTGCCTAGACCGGTGAATTATCTCTTCCTGCTTTTTGCAGGTTTTTTCCTTTTGGGAATGGTGGTGGTGAGAAACTGGAAATACGCCTTACTGGGGGCCACTTTCTTTGGCCTATCCACTTATTTCTACATTATTATTGCTGCGGGACACAATGGAAAAGTAAATACCATTGAATATTTTGCTCCGCTTTTAGCCGGAATTTTATTGGTTTACATCAGAAAACAATACATCTGGGGATTCATTGTTACTACCCTGTTTATGGGACTACAGATTGCAGCGAACCATCCGCAGATGACCTATTACCTGTTTTTAGCTCTAGGATTTTTATTCCTTTCTGAGCTAATCCGGGCAATCCAGAAAAAAACACCGATGAAGCATTTCCTGATCTCTTCAGGAATTATCGCTGCTTCCTGTGTTATTGGGGTCGGAATGAACTCTCAAAGAATCATGGCCAATTCTGAATACGTAAAGGAAACCGTTCGTGGAAAGCAGATCTTAACCAATGACAGCCATACTTCAGGAAAATCCGGAATGGATAAGGAAAGTATGCTGATGTGGAGCTACGGGCAACTGGAAACCTTAAACCTTTTCATTCCAAGGTTAATGGGAGGCGGAAGCCAGGAACCTGAAGCTAAGGAAATGATGAATAAAGTACAGGAGCTTGTTCAGGAAAATGTGGGTTCACAGGCTGAAATGGACAGAATTTCAAAAGGTTTCAGTGGAATGACCTACTGGGGAGACCAACCGGGAACTTCAGGACCTGCTTACCAGGGAGCTATCGTATGTTTCCTTGCCTTGCTAGGATTCTTCTTTGCATCAAAAAAATACCGTTACTGGATCTTAGGGGCTTCCATTCTTACCATCTTATTAGCTTGGGGAAGCAACTTTATGCCATTGTCGGATTTCTTTATTGATTACGTTCCGTTTTACAATAAATTCAGGGCGCCATCGTCTATCCTTGTGGTAGTAGAGCTATTATTCCCTCTTATCGCTATTTTAGGATTATACAGATTCTTTACGGATGAAAAACTCACTGAGGAATACAAACAGAAAATTCTGTTATACGTAAGTGGCGGAACATTAGGATTCCTATTGATTCTTTTAATCTTCGGTAAATCATTACTTGGGTTTTCTACTGCTGGGGAAAAGACTTACTTCCCTCCTTTCCTACTGGATTATTTAGTGGATGAAAGATATAAACTGTTCAAAGCAGATGCTGTAAAGGCATTTATCTATGTAGCCATTGCCGCCGCCGCCCTGTTCTTCAGCTTAAAGAAAAAGCTTAATCCTAATATTGCTTTATTAGTGATTGGTTTAGTAAGTTTATTTGATCTCTGGACCGTTAACAAACGTTATTTAAATGATGAAAACTATGTAGACAAAATTTTTGCAGAGAATCCTTTCCAGACAGAAAGTTCAGATTTATTAGCTGAAAAAGTACAGGGAAATCCGAACCTAGAGTCTATTTTGTCTACTGTAAACGTTAATAAAGCCCTGGAAACAATTGCAGATAAGGACAAAGCACATTACAGAATTTACAATCAAACCCTGGGAGTTACCAGCGAAACCAATACCTCTTACTTTAAAGCATCTATTGGTGGTTATCATGCTGTAAAGCTTAGAAGATATGATGATGTACTGAATGAGTATATCTCCAATACAGATACTGTAAAAACACCAAGAATATTAAACTTACTGAATGCAAAATATATGGTTTTCGGAGGTCCGGATCAGCCACAGGTGGTTCCGAATCCTAAAGCAAATGGAAATGCGTGGTTCGTAAGTGATCTTAAATTTGTAGATACTCCTAACGAAGAAATTAAATCTATTGGAGAAATTGACAGCAAAAAAACAGCTGTAATTGCTTCTTCAGATAAGGCTTATTTCAGCAATAAGCCCGTTCAGGCAGATTCTACAGCATTTATCAATTTAACTACCTATCAGCCGAACGAGCTGGAATTTAAATCTCAGTCGAAAACCCCACAATTGGCCGTTTTCTCTGAAGTATATTACCCTCACGGATGGAAAGTTTTTGTAGATGAAAAAGAAGTTCCTTATATTAAAGCAGATTATTTACTTCGTGCCGTACACGTTCCTGCCGGAAGTCACCATATCAGAATGGTATTTGAACCGGAAGTGATTGAAAAAGGAAAATGGATTTCTCTATTAAGCTTCGGATTATTTATTGCACTGGCAGCCTTTGGGATTTTCTGGATGAATAAGAATAAGAAAAAAGAAACTTTAGTTGAGCAGAAAGCCTAA
- a CDS encoding glycosyltransferase family protein, giving the protein MEQKKILIITYYWPPAGGPGVQRWLKFAKYLPDFGWKPIIYTPENPSYPLMDETLMKDVPENIEIVRTKIWEPYQLAEKLNKSNKKFKAGQFDVGKNQSWKSRLSIWVRGNFFIPDARVFWVKPSVKFLEKYLEENKIDTIVTSGPPHSLHLIGLGLKNKLPHLKWIADFRDPWTEISYYKHLKLTKSSDEKHRQQESAVFKNADITLATSYTDADNFRKAGANAVCITNGFDESDSNKKTAEEKETNKTFVLSYIGVLEQLRNPENLWKILDELVKENSEFAKNFSLKFVGRIDDKVLHTLENSSLKNHILNLGYLSHGKAVEEMQTSEMLLITNFPNESSKGIIPGKIFEYLASGKHILSFGPDQADVAKILEETHAGKHFSYNDSETVKRFILEKFELWKNGNLSENTHHIEQFSRKNLTKQLTEIL; this is encoded by the coding sequence ATGGAACAAAAGAAAATATTGATTATCACCTATTACTGGCCTCCTGCGGGAGGTCCTGGTGTTCAAAGATGGCTGAAGTTCGCCAAATATCTGCCGGATTTTGGCTGGAAACCAATAATCTATACTCCGGAAAATCCAAGCTATCCGTTGATGGATGAAACGTTGATGAAGGATGTTCCTGAAAACATTGAAATTGTAAGAACAAAGATCTGGGAGCCTTATCAGCTTGCTGAAAAGCTTAATAAAAGCAACAAAAAATTTAAAGCAGGCCAATTTGATGTTGGTAAGAACCAAAGCTGGAAATCCAGGCTGTCTATATGGGTAAGAGGTAACTTTTTCATTCCTGATGCCAGGGTCTTTTGGGTAAAACCCTCTGTTAAATTTCTGGAAAAGTATTTAGAGGAAAATAAAATTGATACTATTGTAACTTCCGGACCACCCCACTCTCTTCACCTGATTGGGTTAGGATTAAAAAATAAATTACCTCATCTTAAATGGATTGCAGATTTCCGTGATCCATGGACGGAGATTTCCTACTACAAACATCTGAAACTTACCAAGAGCTCCGACGAAAAACACCGCCAACAGGAAAGCGCTGTATTCAAAAATGCTGATATTACCTTGGCAACAAGCTATACAGATGCTGATAATTTCAGAAAAGCCGGAGCTAATGCTGTTTGTATCACCAATGGTTTTGATGAAAGCGATTCAAACAAGAAAACAGCAGAAGAAAAAGAGACTAATAAAACCTTTGTCCTAAGTTATATTGGCGTTCTTGAGCAGCTCAGAAATCCTGAAAATCTATGGAAGATCTTGGATGAACTGGTCAAAGAAAATTCAGAATTTGCTAAGAATTTCAGTTTAAAATTCGTGGGAAGAATTGATGATAAGGTCCTTCATACCCTTGAAAATTCAAGTCTGAAAAACCATATTTTGAATCTTGGATATCTATCGCATGGTAAGGCAGTTGAAGAAATGCAAACTTCAGAAATGTTACTGATCACCAATTTTCCTAATGAATCTTCAAAAGGGATCATTCCCGGAAAGATATTTGAATATCTGGCTTCCGGAAAACACATCCTCTCATTTGGACCGGATCAGGCTGATGTTGCTAAAATACTGGAAGAAACCCATGCAGGAAAACATTTCAGCTATAACGATTCTGAAACGGTAAAAAGATTTATACTTGAAAAATTCGAGCTTTGGAAAAACGGGAATTTATCTGAAAATACTCATCATATTGAACAGTTTTCAAGAAAAAACCTAACGAAACAACTGACGGAAATTTTATAA
- a CDS encoding YpdA family putative bacillithiol disulfide reductase gives MEILDILIIGAGPIGINCAIEAQKNNLKYVIIEKGTIVNSLYNYPLYMRFFSTAEKLEIDGTPFISTAPKPGRQDALEYYQGIARQKNLNIHLYEKVLNVSKTPDVFDIETTKGKYTAKNVVIATGFYDIPNLMNIPGEELPKVRHYYTEPYPYARQKVVVVGSSNSAVDAALETYRKGAEVTMIIRHSEISKSVKYWVKPDIENRIAEGSIKAYFNAEMIEIKENSVIFKDENNHLHEIENDFVLAMTGYLPDFEFLKNSGIELNGDCLNPSYNLKTMETNVPNLYLAGVVCGGKDTHLWFIENSRVHASMIVSAILSKQTENHS, from the coding sequence ATGGAAATTTTGGATATTCTCATTATAGGAGCAGGCCCTATTGGCATCAACTGTGCTATTGAAGCCCAGAAAAACAACTTGAAATATGTAATCATAGAAAAAGGAACCATTGTCAATTCCCTGTACAACTATCCTTTATACATGCGGTTCTTTTCAACGGCAGAAAAGCTGGAAATTGACGGAACTCCCTTTATCTCTACAGCTCCCAAACCGGGAAGACAGGATGCTTTGGAATATTATCAGGGAATTGCCCGGCAAAAGAATCTGAACATCCATCTCTATGAAAAGGTGCTCAACGTATCTAAAACACCTGATGTATTTGATATTGAAACCACAAAAGGAAAATATACAGCAAAAAATGTAGTGATTGCTACCGGATTTTATGATATTCCTAACCTGATGAATATTCCGGGGGAAGAACTTCCGAAGGTGAGACATTATTACACTGAGCCTTATCCGTATGCAAGACAGAAAGTAGTAGTGGTTGGATCAAGCAATTCTGCGGTGGATGCAGCACTTGAAACTTATAGAAAAGGAGCTGAAGTAACTATGATTATCCGCCATTCCGAGATTTCAAAAAGTGTAAAATATTGGGTAAAACCGGATATTGAAAACCGGATTGCAGAAGGAAGTATTAAAGCCTATTTTAATGCTGAAATGATTGAGATAAAAGAGAATTCTGTCATTTTTAAGGATGAAAATAATCATTTGCATGAGATTGAAAATGATTTTGTTCTGGCCATGACAGGCTATCTTCCAGATTTTGAATTTCTTAAAAATTCAGGAATTGAGCTCAATGGTGATTGCCTGAATCCTTCTTACAATCTCAAAACCATGGAAACGAATGTTCCCAACCTCTATCTTGCAGGAGTAGTATGCGGCGGAAAAGATACCCATCTGTGGTTTATTGAAAATTCCAGGGTTCATGCCAGTATGATTGTCAGCGCCATACTCTCCAAACAAACTGAAAACCATTCATAG
- a CDS encoding MFS transporter, with protein MLALVMLINRAGSMVLPFLGVYMTDHLHFSIENSGIVLSFFGIGSVIGSWLGGMITDKIGEYRVQSLSLLLSVPLFCMIPLFKTEIGLAGIILAQSIVSETFRPANSVAITKYAKPENITRAFSLNRMAVNLGFSIGPALGGILSAISYEFLFYSNALAALLAGFMYIWFFTGRAKQAKKEAKKVKEAIENKKENSPYQDGKFLIYCILCMLFAICFFQLFSTLTIFYKDTAHLSQQNIGYILGYSGFLIVILEMGLVQIAEKYFNLAFTMLIGTLICGFSYAMLAFDYSMITLLVSMTLLCVGEIWTLPFMSTITALRSGANNKGAYMGLNGMSFSIAFIITPYIGTLIADKLGFNILWIGTGVLATGIAAALYFVIPWMLKDRKKVEEDWV; from the coding sequence ATGCTGGCGTTGGTAATGCTCATCAACAGGGCAGGTTCTATGGTACTTCCTTTTTTGGGAGTTTATATGACAGATCATTTGCATTTCAGTATTGAGAATTCAGGAATTGTCCTTAGCTTTTTCGGAATCGGTTCGGTTATTGGGTCATGGTTAGGCGGCATGATCACTGATAAAATAGGTGAATACAGAGTACAGAGTCTGAGTTTACTGCTAAGTGTTCCTTTATTCTGTATGATTCCCCTGTTCAAAACAGAAATAGGCTTAGCTGGAATTATTCTGGCCCAGAGTATTGTAAGTGAGACTTTCCGTCCTGCAAACTCTGTGGCAATCACAAAGTATGCAAAGCCTGAAAATATAACCAGGGCTTTTTCTTTGAATCGTATGGCAGTTAATCTGGGATTCTCTATAGGTCCGGCATTGGGAGGAATCCTGTCTGCTATTTCCTATGAATTTCTGTTTTATAGCAATGCATTAGCTGCATTACTGGCTGGTTTTATGTATATATGGTTCTTTACAGGCCGTGCAAAACAGGCTAAAAAGGAAGCTAAGAAAGTAAAAGAAGCAATAGAGAATAAAAAAGAAAACTCTCCTTATCAGGATGGTAAATTTTTGATTTATTGCATATTATGCATGCTTTTTGCCATATGTTTCTTCCAGTTATTCAGTACGTTGACCATTTTTTATAAAGATACGGCGCATTTAAGCCAGCAGAATATCGGATATATTCTCGGTTATAGCGGGTTTTTGATTGTTATCCTGGAAATGGGATTAGTACAGATTGCAGAAAAGTACTTTAATCTTGCATTTACAATGCTGATAGGAACTCTTATTTGTGGATTTTCATATGCAATGCTGGCCTTTGACTATAGTATGATTACCCTGTTGGTTTCCATGACGCTGCTTTGTGTGGGAGAAATCTGGACGCTGCCTTTTATGTCAACCATCACGGCATTACGTTCCGGAGCCAATAATAAAGGAGCTTATATGGGATTGAACGGAATGTCATTTTCCATAGCATTTATCATCACACCTTATATAGGAACTTTGATTGCTGATAAATTAGGTTTTAACATTTTATGGATCGGAACCGGCGTGCTGGCAACAGGAATTGCAGCCGCTCTTTATTTTGTTATTCCATGGATGCTTAAGGATAGGAAGAAAGTAGAAGAGGATTGGGTTTAA
- a CDS encoding helix-turn-helix domain-containing protein, whose product MVTYENLHDTLSFYNIDCRQSYYISSGKPIFEFPKVPFRMDYYALCICTAGEVSVEIDHHQYKADAHSILVAAPSTIVKFLETSQDFMMKLLFFDKNFLIKNISNPFIIEKMNLFSQGSYSIVKTTPKNSLILQNLLAYLKKKSRKQSKFTEEIVRTIIFNLLLETAEILDTKHSTDSDKEEGKKDLYLKFNRLIRDNIRLHRTVQFYAEQLCISNKYLIEIIKKSSGKTPHEVIDEALLKEAYVMLGNPELTISEIAFELQFNSASAFGRFFKKHTSVSPSEYRITENIQS is encoded by the coding sequence ATGGTAACCTACGAGAACTTACACGATACTCTTTCCTTTTATAATATTGATTGCCGCCAATCCTACTATATCTCCTCCGGAAAACCCATTTTTGAATTCCCTAAAGTTCCTTTCAGAATGGATTACTATGCACTCTGCATCTGTACCGCAGGAGAAGTAAGTGTTGAAATAGACCATCATCAGTATAAAGCAGATGCCCACAGTATTCTGGTAGCCGCTCCGTCAACTATTGTAAAATTCCTGGAAACCAGTCAGGATTTTATGATGAAACTGTTATTCTTCGACAAAAATTTTCTGATCAAAAATATATCGAACCCTTTTATCATTGAGAAAATGAACCTGTTTTCCCAAGGTTCATACAGTATTGTAAAGACCACTCCTAAAAACTCTCTGATACTTCAAAACCTTCTGGCTTACCTCAAAAAAAAATCCAGAAAACAGAGCAAATTTACTGAAGAAATTGTCCGTACCATTATTTTCAATCTTCTTTTGGAAACTGCGGAAATCCTTGATACCAAACATTCTACAGATTCTGATAAAGAAGAAGGTAAAAAAGACCTTTACCTGAAGTTCAACCGGCTGATCCGTGATAATATCCGGCTGCACAGAACAGTACAGTTTTATGCTGAGCAGCTTTGTATCTCCAACAAATACCTTATTGAGATCATAAAAAAATCAAGCGGGAAGACTCCGCATGAAGTCATAGATGAAGCCCTGTTGAAAGAAGCTTATGTAATGTTGGGAAATCCGGAACTCACTATTTCTGAAATTGCTTTTGAACTTCAGTTTAATTCTGCCTCTGCTTTTGGCCGTTTTTTTAAAAAACATACTTCTGTTTCTCCTTCTGAATACAGAATAACTGAAAATATCCAGTCTTAG